In the Arachis ipaensis cultivar K30076 chromosome B10, Araip1.1, whole genome shotgun sequence genome, one interval contains:
- the LOC107620792 gene encoding uncharacterized protein LOC107620792: MEKKEQGTGSVQRKDSTRKETLKPYVPKALFPQRLKGDEKERSYSRFLDMFASLSINIPFLKILKQMPTYIKWMKELLARKSNLKGGQTVVMNKECSALIQKDVLRKKKNPGSFHIPCTIGETKIDRKFCDPGASINVMPLFLMKKLHINELRSTNVIIQLADKTQKQAEGIVKNVLVGNYFLPTDFVILDMEESYLHPIILGRPFLATYRALIDVEQGELILRIQDEQLTFQAFKPVHESEQESKKLKEEYSENSLKENSNETPGKHLELSLMDKQEAQEMK, from the coding sequence ATGGAGAAAAAGGAACAAGGAACTGGATCTGTACAAAGAAAAGACTCAACAAGGAAGGAAACTTTGaaaccttatgtgccaaaggcactaTTTCCtcagagactcaagggagatgAAAAAGAAAGGTCATATTCAAGATTCCtagacatgtttgcatctctcagtaTCAACATTCCCTTCCTCAAAATCCTTAAACAGATGCCTACTTATATCAAGTGGATGAAGGAGCTACTAGCTAGGAAGAGCAACCTGAAAGGTGGCCAAACAgtggtgatgaacaaggaatgcagtgctctcattcagaaGGACGTACTCCGGAAGAAAAAaaatccagggagctttcatattCCCTGTACCATAGGAGAAACAAAAATTGACAGAAAATTTTGTGATccaggagctagcataaatgtgatgcctctatTTCTTATGAAGAAGTTGCATATCAATGAGCTGAGATCCACTAATGTAATAATACAATTGGCTGATAAAACTCAGAAGCAGGCTGAAGGAATAGTGAAAAATGTGTTAGTGGGAAACTACTTCCTCCCTACAGACTTTGTTATTCTGGACATGGAGGAAAGTTACCTCCATCCCATTATTCtggggagaccatttctagctacttaTCGAGCACTCATtgatgtagaacaaggagagtTGATACTGAGAATACAGGATGAGCAGCTCACTTTCCAGGCCTTCAAGCCCGTGCATGAATCTgagcaagagagcaagaaattaaaggaagaaTACAGTGAGAACTCTCTAAAGGAAAACAGCAATGAAACACCAGGCAAGCATCTGGAGCTTTCCTTGATGGATAAACAAGAAGCTCAAGAGATGAAGTAA